A window of the Chthoniobacterales bacterium genome harbors these coding sequences:
- a CDS encoding discoidin domain-containing protein, whose product MKKTILLALLSASAPFVRAEGTISLKTTIPPEKIEGTPIEVKIPNLKPADTKAPEIQVPAGTELLSKGKPVTASDDFPIIGDLAYVTDGEKDAGEGYFVELANGLQWVQIDLEQEADIQAIWVWHFHSQRRAYHDVVVQISNDPTFASGVTTVFNNDFDNSASLGKGSDAPYIETQYGLLVPVKGVKGRYVRLYTQGNTSNDMNHYIEVEVFGTPAK is encoded by the coding sequence ATGAAGAAAACGATACTTCTAGCCCTGCTGTCCGCCTCCGCGCCGTTCGTCCGCGCCGAAGGCACCATCTCCCTGAAGACCACGATTCCTCCGGAGAAAATCGAGGGAACGCCGATCGAGGTGAAAATCCCCAACCTTAAGCCCGCCGATACCAAGGCTCCCGAAATCCAAGTGCCCGCAGGCACGGAGCTGCTCTCGAAGGGCAAGCCCGTCACCGCCAGCGACGATTTTCCGATCATCGGCGATCTGGCCTATGTCACCGACGGCGAAAAGGATGCCGGCGAAGGCTATTTTGTCGAGTTGGCCAACGGGCTCCAATGGGTGCAGATCGATCTCGAACAAGAGGCTGACATTCAGGCGATCTGGGTCTGGCACTTCCACTCGCAGCGACGCGCTTACCACGACGTCGTGGTCCAGATCTCGAACGATCCGACCTTCGCATCCGGCGTCACCACGGTCTTCAACAACGACTTCGACAACTCCGCTTCACTCGGCAAAGGCTCCGACGCACCCTACATCGAAACGCAATACGGGCTGCTCGTTCCGGTCAAAGGGGTCAAGGGCCGCTACGTCCGTCTTTACACCCAGGGAAACACCTCGAACGACATGAACCACTACATCGAGGTCGAGGTTTTCGGAACACCCGCCAAGTAA